The following are encoded together in the Cetobacterium ceti genome:
- a CDS encoding NAD(P)H-dependent oxidoreductase — MKILVIATHPNIQNSLVNKFWMENLKKEKNVTLRFLDELYPDRNINVKKEQEFLEIHDRIVFQFPFYWYSMPSLMRDYFDFVLEFGWAYGPKGNTLKDKEFLCGISIGAPEYSYQGGSYNNFTISELLKPLEATANAIQMVYLPPFTLFNTPRLTEEDLKKSIKDYIAHINNEDINHRKFLEKLKLKNSESSFIDL; from the coding sequence ATGAAAATACTTGTTATTGCCACACACCCAAATATCCAAAATTCCCTTGTTAATAAATTTTGGATGGAAAACTTAAAAAAAGAAAAAAATGTAACCTTACGTTTCTTAGATGAACTTTATCCTGATAGAAATATAAATGTGAAAAAAGAGCAAGAATTCTTGGAAATTCATGATAGAATTGTTTTTCAATTTCCTTTCTATTGGTATTCTATGCCAAGTTTAATGAGAGATTATTTTGATTTTGTACTTGAATTTGGTTGGGCCTATGGTCCTAAGGGGAATACTTTAAAAGATAAAGAATTTTTATGTGGAATTTCCATAGGAGCTCCTGAATATTCTTATCAAGGGGGAAGTTATAATAATTTTACAATCAGTGAACTTTTAAAACCTTTAGAAGCCACTGCTAATGCTATACAAATGGTTTATCTTCCACCTTTTACTCTTTTTAATACTCCTAGATTAACAGAGGAAGATTTGAAAAAATCTATTAAAGATTATATTGCTCATATTAACAATGAAGATATTAACCATAGAAAATTTTTAGAAAAATTAAAACTTAAAAATAGTGAAAGTTCCTTTATAGATTTATAA
- a CDS encoding BMP family lipoprotein has translation MKFFKLFKTTILFLLLSMTILGKPIKVGLILAMGGLGDKSFNDSAYAGLVQAKKDFNIETKYVEPNSWMEDGYYLEEYSDNGYDLIIATSYTALDAMETISKKFPNTKYAIIDTKATEGKNMASLVFNEEEGSFLVGALAGKMTKTNKVGFIGALDIPLINSFKNGYTKGAKYANENVEVISTYIDGDAPFSDPIKGKEHAISLSNQNVDIIYHASGNTGTGIMDGVKAKNIYGIGVDCDQDNLVPGQILTSMLKNVNHAVYKIIEDTVNGNFQGKVYTFGLKENGVGTTDFKYTKDIIGKENIEYIQNLKNKIINNEITLGE, from the coding sequence ATGAAATTTTTTAAACTTTTCAAAACTACTATTCTATTTTTACTACTTTCAATGACTATTTTAGGAAAACCTATAAAGGTAGGTTTAATACTTGCCATGGGAGGACTAGGGGATAAATCCTTTAATGATTCAGCCTATGCTGGATTAGTTCAAGCAAAAAAAGATTTCAATATTGAAACAAAATATGTAGAACCAAATTCCTGGATGGAAGATGGATATTATTTAGAGGAATATTCTGATAATGGGTACGATTTAATAATTGCAACTTCTTACACTGCACTAGATGCTATGGAAACCATCAGCAAAAAATTTCCCAATACAAAATATGCTATTATTGATACAAAAGCTACAGAGGGTAAAAATATGGCATCTTTAGTTTTCAATGAAGAGGAAGGCTCTTTTTTAGTTGGAGCTCTAGCTGGAAAAATGACTAAAACAAATAAAGTTGGTTTTATAGGGGCTCTAGATATTCCTCTTATAAATAGTTTTAAAAATGGATATACTAAGGGAGCTAAATATGCCAATGAAAATGTAGAGGTTATAAGTACATATATAGATGGAGATGCTCCATTTAGCGATCCTATTAAAGGAAAGGAACATGCTATTTCTCTTAGCAATCAAAATGTAGATATTATATATCATGCCTCAGGAAATACTGGAACTGGAATTATGGATGGAGTTAAAGCTAAAAATATTTATGGAATTGGTGTAGATTGTGACCAAGATAATTTAGTTCCAGGGCAAATTTTAACTTCCATGTTAAAAAATGTAAATCATGCAGTTTATAAAATAATCGAAGACACTGTTAATGGAAATTTCCAAGGAAAAGTTTATACCTTTGGTTTAAAAGAAAATGGAGTTGGAACAACTGATTTTAAATATACAAAAGATATTATTGGAAAAGAAAATATTGAATATATTCAAAACTTAAAAAATAAAATTATAAATAATGAAATTACTTTAGGAGAATAA
- a CDS encoding tryptophanase: MSIKYVPEPFRIKMVEKIKMLTREERIEKIKEAKYNLFNLAAEDVYIDLLTDSGTNAMSDDQWAGIMKGDEAYAGGKSYFKVLETVQSIFNYNFVQPVHQGRAAEKVLFPLLLQKGKVAISNMFFDTTRAHVELAGARAIDCVVPEAKNPELRANFKGNMDVEKLEKIILEHGPENVGLIVMTITNNSAGGQPVSIDNMRNVSKIAKKYNIKICIDAARFAENAFFIKEREDEFKNSSIEEITKIMFSYGDMFTMSAKKDAILNMGGLLGVKNDEELFGKVKANCICFEGFTTYGGLSGRDLEAMAQGLKEGMDEDFLRYRIGQIQYLASKLDDENIAYQSPAGGHGIFVDAKAMFPHIPYNEYPGQALAIELYIEAGIRTCDIGSYMLGNDPDSGKQLEADFEFTRLAIPRRVYTQAHFDIMAEALLEIKKRSSSIKGYKITWEPPILRHFQASLEPLK, translated from the coding sequence ATGTCTATTAAGTATGTTCCAGAACCATTTAGAATTAAAATGGTTGAAAAAATTAAAATGTTAACAAGAGAAGAGAGAATTGAAAAGATAAAAGAAGCTAAATATAATCTTTTCAATTTAGCTGCAGAGGATGTTTATATTGACCTTTTAACAGACAGTGGTACCAATGCCATGAGTGATGATCAATGGGCTGGTATTATGAAGGGGGATGAAGCCTATGCAGGAGGAAAGAGTTATTTTAAAGTTTTAGAAACTGTACAAAGTATTTTCAATTATAACTTTGTTCAACCTGTTCACCAAGGAAGAGCTGCTGAAAAAGTTCTTTTCCCACTTCTTCTTCAAAAGGGAAAAGTTGCCATATCAAATATGTTTTTTGATACAACTCGTGCCCATGTGGAATTAGCAGGAGCTCGGGCAATTGACTGTGTTGTTCCTGAAGCTAAAAATCCAGAACTTAGAGCTAACTTCAAAGGAAATATGGATGTAGAAAAACTAGAAAAAATTATTTTAGAACATGGTCCTGAAAATGTGGGTTTAATTGTTATGACTATAACTAATAACTCAGCAGGGGGACAACCTGTTTCCATTGATAATATGAGAAATGTTTCTAAAATTGCTAAAAAATATAATATAAAAATTTGTATAGATGCTGCTAGATTTGCAGAAAATGCCTTTTTCATTAAAGAAAGAGAGGATGAATTTAAAAATTCTTCCATTGAAGAAATTACAAAAATTATGTTTTCCTATGGAGATATGTTCACCATGAGTGCTAAAAAAGATGCCATTTTAAATATGGGTGGTCTTTTAGGAGTAAAAAATGATGAAGAACTCTTTGGAAAGGTAAAAGCTAATTGTATTTGTTTTGAAGGATTTACAACATATGGAGGTCTTTCTGGTAGAGATTTAGAAGCCATGGCTCAAGGTTTAAAAGAGGGTATGGACGAAGATTTCCTAAGATATAGAATAGGACAAATTCAATATTTAGCTAGTAAACTAGATGATGAAAATATTGCTTATCAAAGTCCTGCTGGTGGTCACGGAATATTTGTAGATGCTAAGGCTATGTTCCCTCATATTCCATATAATGAATATCCTGGTCAAGCTCTTGCTATTGAACTTTATATAGAGGCTGGTATTAGAACTTGTGATATAGGTTCATATATGTTAGGTAATGATCCTGATTCTGGAAAACAATTGGAAGCAGATTTTGAATTTACTAGATTAGCTATTCCTAGAAGAGTTTATACTCAGGCTCACTTTGATATTATGGCTGAGGCTTTACTAGAAATAAAGAAAAGAAGTTCTTCAATTAAAGGATATAAAATTACTTGGGAACCTCCTATTTTAAGACATTTCCAAGCTAGTTTAGAACCTTTAAAATAA
- a CDS encoding Crp/Fnr family transcriptional regulator: MKSIVELLKNTFLFNGVDEKEIKSILKRYQYSIAHHNPNDIIRFRGDHINEIYVILEGFLVTEMLNNSGEIAKLERLETGEVLATAFIFGNHRQMPMDVLAKEEVTLFILDKENLVELLTENKIIMNNFIADISNRTQYFTKQIWDNFNNKTIAEKLNYYIKLQKNNTNVITLSNSVKELAEKFQVTRPSLSRIISKYIKNNILEKIGRNKYKILSQNYFQ; the protein is encoded by the coding sequence ATGAAAAGTATAGTTGAATTATTAAAAAATACCTTCCTTTTCAATGGAGTTGACGAAAAGGAAATTAAAAGTATTTTAAAAAGATATCAATACTCTATTGCCCATCACAATCCAAATGATATTATTAGGTTTCGGGGAGATCACATTAATGAAATCTATGTAATTTTAGAAGGTTTTTTAGTAACAGAAATGCTTAATAATTCAGGTGAAATTGCAAAATTAGAACGTTTAGAAACTGGTGAGGTTTTAGCAACGGCTTTCATATTTGGAAATCACAGACAAATGCCTATGGATGTCCTTGCTAAGGAAGAGGTAACTCTATTTATACTAGATAAGGAAAATTTAGTAGAACTTCTTACTGAAAATAAAATAATAATGAATAATTTTATAGCTGATATTTCCAATAGAACACAGTATTTTACAAAACAAATTTGGGATAATTTCAACAATAAAACTATAGCTGAAAAATTAAATTATTATATTAAACTACAAAAAAATAATACGAATGTTATTACACTTTCTAATTCTGTTAAAGAATTAGCTGAAAAATTTCAAGTTACCAGACCCTCCCTCTCAAGAATTATTAGTAAATATATTAAAAATAATATCCTAGAAAAAATTGGTAGAAATAAATACAAAATACTATCACAAAATTATTTTCAATAG
- a CDS encoding ATP-binding protein, protein MKINEIVVISGKGGTGKTTLTSSIIPYMDSLVIADCDVDAPDLDILLEPTLNSKSDFHGLKKAFINEELCNHCGLCEAVCKFSIKFCEGCGACTIVCPKNAIEMVDSITGHLLNSTCSFGNIFHGKLIPGEEASGKLVSKIRKEAKSFAKKNNLKNILIDGSPGIACNVISSIMGVSKAIIVVEPTVSGIHDLKRVYQLISKYPILPIIVINKFDLSLEKTEEIETYAKENSIDIGLKIPFNKKIVEAIVKKEIPSIAQREFFENIGFFNFIETLKN, encoded by the coding sequence ATGAAAATAAATGAAATTGTTGTAATCTCTGGAAAGGGTGGAACTGGGAAAACAACTTTAACATCTTCTATTATTCCCTATATGGACAGTTTAGTTATTGCAGATTGCGATGTGGATGCTCCTGATTTAGATATTCTTTTAGAGCCAACTTTAAATAGTAAAAGTGATTTTCATGGTTTGAAAAAGGCTTTTATAAATGAAGAATTATGTAATCATTGTGGTCTATGTGAAGCAGTTTGTAAATTCTCCATTAAATTTTGTGAAGGGTGTGGAGCTTGTACTATTGTATGTCCTAAAAATGCCATTGAAATGGTTGACTCTATTACAGGACATCTATTAAATTCCACTTGTTCATTTGGAAATATTTTTCATGGAAAATTAATACCTGGAGAGGAAGCTTCTGGAAAATTAGTGAGTAAAATTAGAAAAGAAGCTAAAAGTTTTGCTAAAAAAAATAATTTAAAAAATATTCTAATAGATGGTTCCCCTGGAATTGCATGTAATGTTATCAGTTCTATTATGGGAGTATCTAAAGCTATTATAGTTGTAGAGCCAACTGTATCTGGAATTCATGATTTAAAAAGAGTTTACCAATTAATAAGTAAATATCCAATTTTACCTATTATTGTTATAAATAAATTTGATTTATCTTTAGAAAAAACAGAGGAAATTGAAACCTACGCTAAGGAAAATTCCATAGATATTGGTTTGAAAATTCCTTTTAACAAAAAAATTGTAGAAGCTATTGTAAAAAAAGAAATCCCATCTATTGCTCAAAGGGAATTCTTTGAAAATATTGGATTTTTTAACTTTATAGAAACATTAAAAAACTAA
- a CDS encoding indolepyruvate ferredoxin oxidoreductase subunit alpha encodes MAYRINKEECISCGACQEVCPVSCISEDENGKRVIDEDVCIDCGSCASVCPVSCISHVE; translated from the coding sequence ATGGCTTATAGAATCAATAAAGAGGAATGTATTTCTTGTGGAGCATGTCAAGAGGTGTGTCCTGTGTCTTGTATTTCTGAAGATGAAAATGGTAAAAGAGTAATTGATGAAGATGTTTGTATAGATTGTGGATCTTGTGCAAGTGTATGCCCCGTTTCGTGTATATCTCATGTGGAATGA
- a CDS encoding chromate transporter — protein sequence MNTIKNLLDLFFTFSKIGLFTFGGGYAMFPLLQREIVEKKKWATTDELTDYCAIGQCTPGIIATNIATFVGEKKNGILGGIIATLGFIFPALIIIQIIAGFIENFTHLPLVQYAFSGIRVCVSILIFQTIINLSKKSLIDNFTKFIFLGVIIGSLFFNLSPILLIVLAAILGITIKLGR from the coding sequence ATGAATACTATTAAAAATTTACTTGACCTATTTTTTACATTTAGTAAAATAGGACTTTTTACCTTTGGGGGAGGATATGCAATGTTTCCACTTTTACAAAGAGAGATTGTGGAAAAGAAAAAATGGGCTACCACTGATGAGCTAACAGATTATTGTGCTATTGGTCAATGTACCCCTGGAATTATTGCAACTAATATTGCAACCTTTGTTGGAGAGAAGAAAAATGGAATTTTAGGTGGAATTATAGCTACCCTAGGGTTTATATTTCCAGCTCTTATTATAATCCAAATAATCGCTGGTTTTATTGAAAATTTTACCCATTTACCTCTTGTTCAATATGCCTTTTCAGGAATTCGTGTTTGTGTTTCCATTTTAATTTTTCAAACTATTATAAACCTATCTAAGAAATCTCTTATTGATAATTTTACTAAATTTATATTTCTAGGAGTAATTATTGGCTCATTATTTTTTAATTTATCTCCTATTCTTTTAATTGTTCTAGCTGCTATTTTAGGAATAACTATAAAATTAGGGAGGTAG
- a CDS encoding HrgC protein, with the protein MATELNLTNGTVLKKGFIGFSWTTFFFGFFVPLLRGDWLWFILLLIAQWFSYGFASIVMAFFYNKLYTRKLIEKDGFIPADDYSRQLLIMAGIYKD; encoded by the coding sequence ATGGCAACAGAATTAAATTTAACAAATGGAACTGTTTTAAAAAAAGGATTTATTGGTTTTAGCTGGACCACATTTTTCTTTGGATTTTTCGTCCCTTTATTAAGAGGAGATTGGTTATGGTTTATTCTTCTTTTAATTGCCCAGTGGTTTAGTTATGGATTTGCCTCTATCGTCATGGCATTTTTCTATAATAAACTATACACTAGAAAATTAATTGAAAAAGATGGATTTATTCCAGCAGATGATTATTCAAGACAACTACTTATTATGGCTGGAATTTATAAGGATTAA
- a CDS encoding nucleotide-binding protein translates to MKIAILSGKGGTGKTTVTGNLAINIPKSTVLDTDVEEPNGHLFFNPIIGDIKNVYTHVPLINMEKCNLCGKCSDFCKYSALFASSKNIIVFDESCHDCGACGLLCDQNAISFKKREIGKIYSGTYETNKILYGELNIGELSGVKIIKELHSLGNKENILLVDCPPGTSCSTVAAVSDCDFALIVVEPTPFGVSDMKMVVEMLDSLNIPYGLFINKSGLGDNEVYHFAQKKNIKILGEIPFNREIAKLYSEGKLFSKYLPEYRKVFINTFEAMREEIK, encoded by the coding sequence ATGAAAATTGCAATTTTAAGTGGTAAGGGCGGAACTGGGAAAACAACAGTAACTGGAAACTTAGCTATTAATATTCCTAAAAGTACTGTTTTAGACACAGATGTGGAAGAACCCAATGGGCATCTTTTTTTCAATCCTATTATAGGAGATATAAAAAATGTCTATACCCATGTTCCTCTTATTAATATGGAAAAATGTAATCTTTGTGGAAAGTGTAGTGACTTTTGTAAATACTCAGCACTTTTTGCAAGTAGCAAAAATATTATTGTATTTGATGAAAGTTGTCATGACTGTGGTGCATGTGGCTTACTTTGTGATCAAAATGCTATCTCCTTTAAAAAAAGAGAGATTGGAAAAATATATTCAGGAACCTATGAAACAAATAAAATTCTTTATGGTGAATTAAACATAGGGGAGTTGTCCGGTGTAAAAATCATAAAGGAACTTCATAGTCTAGGGAATAAAGAGAATATTTTACTTGTGGATTGTCCTCCAGGAACAAGTTGTTCTACTGTGGCAGCTGTAAGTGATTGTGATTTTGCTCTTATTGTTGTGGAACCTACTCCTTTTGGAGTTAGTGATATGAAAATGGTAGTTGAAATGTTAGATTCATTAAATATTCCCTATGGACTTTTTATAAATAAAAGTGGTTTAGGAGATAATGAAGTTTATCATTTTGCCCAGAAAAAAAATATTAAAATTCTAGGTGAAATTCCATTTAATCGAGAAATTGCAAAATTATATTCTGAGGGAAAACTTTTCTCTAAATATTTACCAGAATATAGAAAAGTTTTTATAAATACTTTTGAAGCCATGAGGGAGGAGATTAAATGA
- a CDS encoding sigma-70 family RNA polymerase sigma factor encodes MIDNSIIRKAKLGDEEAFNEILHEYENLIALKTRKYFIIGGDRDDLFQEGVIGLMKAIEAYNDEKASFKTFAMLCVKRQILTAISVDNTYKNKLLNQSMSDVYMTEDEDFSYSKQKSLTYYDPEELYLGKEKIQLLENYLENLLSPMEMGVFKKLEAGYTYIEIAELIGITKKASDNCIQRIKKKINQFLERYEAI; translated from the coding sequence ATGATTGATAATTCTATTATAAGAAAAGCTAAATTAGGCGATGAAGAAGCATTTAATGAAATCCTACACGAGTATGAGAATTTAATCGCATTGAAAACAAGAAAATATTTTATTATTGGTGGGGACAGAGATGATCTTTTTCAAGAAGGAGTTATAGGCTTAATGAAAGCAATTGAAGCTTATAATGATGAAAAAGCATCTTTTAAAACATTTGCCATGTTATGTGTAAAAAGACAAATTTTAACTGCTATTAGTGTAGACAACACATACAAAAATAAATTACTTAACCAATCTATGTCAGATGTGTATATGACTGAAGATGAAGATTTTTCTTACTCAAAGCAAAAATCTTTAACATATTACGATCCTGAAGAATTATATTTAGGAAAGGAAAAAATTCAATTATTAGAAAATTATTTAGAAAACTTATTAAGCCCTATGGAAATGGGAGTATTTAAAAAGCTTGAAGCTGGTTACACATATATTGAAATAGCAGAACTAATAGGTATTACTAAAAAAGCTTCTGATAACTGTATTCAAAGAATTAAGAAAAAAATAAATCAGTTTTTAGAAAGATATGAAGCAATTTAA
- a CDS encoding chromate transporter, translating into MLLYIKLYFEFFKIGLFTIGGGLATIPFLRELSIKTNWFSEMDLVNMLAISESTPGAIGVNMATYTGFLTGDFLGGTVATLGLVTPSILIILLISKALKKFKENPFVISGFYAIRPASIGLIVAATFGIVKVSFFPNNINIKAIILGILLWIIIKKIKTNPILLIFFSGIIGIICKI; encoded by the coding sequence ATGTTACTTTATATAAAATTATACTTTGAGTTTTTTAAAATTGGTCTTTTTACAATAGGGGGAGGCCTTGCCACCATTCCCTTTTTAAGAGAATTAAGCATTAAAACAAATTGGTTTTCAGAAATGGACTTAGTAAATATGTTAGCTATTTCAGAATCTACCCCTGGAGCCATAGGTGTAAATATGGCCACATATACAGGATTTTTAACTGGTGATTTCCTAGGAGGAACTGTTGCTACCTTAGGACTTGTAACTCCATCCATATTAATAATTTTATTAATATCTAAAGCTTTAAAGAAATTTAAAGAAAATCCCTTTGTTATTAGTGGATTTTATGCCATAAGACCAGCTTCTATAGGTCTTATAGTGGCTGCAACTTTTGGTATTGTAAAAGTTTCCTTTTTTCCAAATAATATCAATATAAAAGCTATTATTTTAGGAATTCTTTTATGGATAATTATAAAAAAAATAAAAACAAATCCAATTCTTTTAATTTTTTTCTCTGGAATTATTGGAATTATTTGCAAAATATAG
- a CDS encoding NifB/NifX family molybdenum-iron cluster-binding protein has product MIRGENMAGKKKFRNCRLVNNEVIFKPLDIPFKDLEIINIDIDEFEAIRLSDYEGKNQIETGESMKVSRGTVQRLLASGRKKIMEAFLHEKALCIKNNKEYFDELQLNTINRLSQLKEMENTFKIAFPTSDDIHIEEHFGRSEKFIIYTLSKGEVINKESILTPDHGPGVFPKLLFDNNVNIIVCDSMGPRAINFFREYNIEVLLGATGEVDLYWRGFYDNRNTSK; this is encoded by the coding sequence ATGATAAGAGGTGAAAATATGGCTGGAAAAAAGAAATTTCGAAATTGCCGTTTAGTTAACAATGAAGTAATCTTTAAACCCTTAGATATTCCCTTTAAGGATTTAGAAATTATAAACATTGATATTGATGAGTTTGAAGCTATTAGACTTTCTGATTATGAGGGGAAAAATCAGATTGAAACAGGGGAATCAATGAAAGTTTCTCGGGGAACTGTTCAACGTCTTCTAGCCAGTGGTAGAAAAAAAATTATGGAAGCTTTTTTACATGAAAAAGCTCTATGTATAAAAAATAATAAAGAATATTTTGATGAACTTCAACTTAATACCATTAATAGATTGTCTCAATTAAAGGAAATGGAAAATACTTTTAAAATTGCCTTTCCTACCAGTGATGATATACATATAGAAGAACATTTTGGAAGATCAGAAAAATTTATTATTTATACCCTTTCTAAGGGAGAGGTTATAAATAAAGAAAGTATTTTAACTCCTGATCACGGTCCTGGAGTTTTTCCAAAACTTCTTTTTGATAATAATGTAAATATTATAGTCTGTGATTCCATGGGTCCTAGAGCAATTAATTTCTTTAGGGAATATAATATTGAAGTTTTATTAGGAGCAACAGGTGAAGTAGACCTATATTGGAGGGGTTTTTATGATAATAGGAATACCAGCAAGTGA
- a CDS encoding dicarboxylate/amino acid:cation symporter — protein sequence MKKLSSSTTIIISMFLGIIAGIFLQDKASIFAPLGDLFLKLITMLIVPLVFFNIILGAVSLGKTKSAGKVGFLTLGYYLLTSCISVVIGIGAGYIFHPGVGITVPQSMLANENTYSMANQSMDFWHTVLSIVPQNPFKSLIEGNILQIIFFSLFLGLCLSKVEEKKQKPVIDILETINETLIKMVEKILLLAPIGVFALMANSIALFGINILLLVMKLFLVFTLGLGLIHFGMLPGLVKLFTGISPLKFIKTTAPAQILAFSTASSMATLPVNTKCCEKLGVSNSTSSFILPLGATVNMNGNAMLYGLVTMFFAQMFNVHLGPHQYIAIILTSVLGAVGTAGVPGPSLLVVAVLASAGVPVVALPLVFGIDRIMDMMRTSTNILGDASCAVIMETVLKEETTEDSDYAYQN from the coding sequence ATGAAAAAATTAAGTAGTAGTACCACTATAATTATTTCCATGTTTTTAGGTATAATAGCAGGAATATTTTTACAGGATAAGGCAAGTATTTTTGCTCCACTTGGAGATTTGTTTTTAAAACTTATAACAATGCTTATTGTTCCCCTTGTTTTTTTCAATATTATCCTTGGGGCTGTATCTTTAGGTAAAACAAAATCAGCAGGGAAAGTTGGATTTTTAACTTTAGGATATTATCTTTTAACCTCTTGTATTTCTGTGGTTATTGGTATTGGAGCTGGATATATATTCCATCCTGGAGTTGGAATAACTGTTCCTCAATCTATGTTGGCAAATGAAAATACATATTCTATGGCTAACCAATCTATGGATTTTTGGCATACAGTTTTAAGTATTGTTCCTCAAAATCCATTTAAATCATTAATTGAAGGAAATATTTTACAAATTATTTTCTTTTCTCTTTTCTTAGGATTATGTTTATCTAAAGTAGAGGAGAAAAAACAAAAACCAGTTATAGATATTTTAGAAACTATAAATGAAACTTTAATCAAAATGGTAGAGAAAATTTTACTACTTGCTCCCATAGGAGTTTTTGCTTTAATGGCTAATTCCATAGCTTTATTTGGAATTAATATTCTCCTTTTAGTTATGAAATTATTTCTTGTATTTACCTTAGGTTTAGGATTGATCCACTTTGGAATGTTACCTGGATTAGTAAAACTTTTTACTGGAATAAGCCCTTTAAAATTTATAAAAACAACGGCTCCAGCACAAATTTTAGCATTTTCTACAGCTTCTTCCATGGCAACTTTACCTGTAAATACAAAGTGTTGCGAAAAATTAGGAGTTAGTAATTCAACTTCATCATTTATACTTCCATTGGGAGCTACTGTTAATATGAATGGAAATGCTATGTTATATGGATTGGTAACTATGTTTTTTGCTCAAATGTTTAATGTTCACTTAGGGCCACATCAATATATAGCCATAATTTTAACCTCTGTTTTGGGAGCTGTGGGAACAGCTGGTGTTCCAGGTCCATCTTTACTAGTTGTTGCAGTATTAGCTTCTGCTGGTGTTCCTGTGGTTGCTCTTCCTTTAGTATTTGGAATAGATAGAATTATGGATATGATGAGAACTTCTACTAATATTTTAGGAGATGCTTCCTGTGCTGTCATTATGGAAACTGTTTTAAAAGAAGAAACAACTGAAGATTCAGATTATGCCTATCAAAATTAA
- a CDS encoding NifB/NifX family molybdenum-iron cluster-binding protein — MITKIAFPTNDLVNIESHFGHCENFKVFTVEDGKVKNVEMFKAPEHEPGVFPRFLGSIGANTIITGGMGQRAIDLFKNQNIEVILGAAGNIKEVLDVFLNGDLYSHGTPCTHEHGEGDHHHHHHN, encoded by the coding sequence ATGATAACTAAAATTGCATTCCCAACTAACGACTTAGTAAATATTGAATCACACTTTGGACACTGTGAAAACTTTAAGGTATTCACTGTAGAAGATGGAAAAGTTAAAAATGTAGAAATGTTTAAAGCACCTGAACATGAGCCTGGAGTTTTCCCTAGATTTTTAGGTTCTATTGGAGCTAATACAATTATAACTGGAGGAATGGGACAAAGAGCCATCGATCTATTTAAAAATCAAAATATTGAAGTTATCCTAGGAGCTGCTGGAAATATTAAAGAGGTTTTAGATGTATTTTTAAATGGAGATTTATATTCCCATGGAACTCCTTGTACTCATGAGCACGGAGAAGGAGATCACCACCATCACCACCACAACTAA
- a CDS encoding NifB/NifX family molybdenum-iron cluster-binding protein, protein MIIGIPASENNITCEIDDRFGRCEYMALIEIECRAMKNIQFIENNFKDEVSGAGQKLCKFLFDNKVNFVIVPELGPKAKVALKEVGILAYKKDDISSIEEAIERFLKNSLESYPLEEAGGLRRA, encoded by the coding sequence ATGATAATAGGAATACCAGCAAGTGAAAATAATATAACTTGTGAAATCGATGATAGATTTGGAAGATGTGAATATATGGCTCTTATAGAAATAGAGTGTAGAGCTATGAAAAATATTCAATTTATAGAAAATAACTTTAAAGATGAAGTATCTGGTGCAGGACAAAAACTTTGTAAGTTTTTATTTGATAATAAAGTTAACTTTGTTATTGTTCCTGAACTTGGGCCTAAGGCAAAGGTAGCTTTAAAAGAAGTGGGTATTTTAGCATATAAAAAAGATGATATATCTTCTATTGAAGAAGCTATTGAAAGATTTTTAAAAAATTCCCTTGAAAGTTATCCACTTGAGGAAGCTGGAGGTTTAAGAAGGGCTTAA